One Panicum virgatum strain AP13 chromosome 9K, P.virgatum_v5, whole genome shotgun sequence genomic region harbors:
- the LOC120646747 gene encoding uncharacterized protein LOC120646747 codes for MAAASTSTSLSLGFPSLLRPTPRTLPQTQSQPPNPNNPPKPLRLGLTLAPPAAAPRPAAVPDGVAIADVVERDWSFLEPAGAGVQRALAAGALSPSSRVLAVTPTASFVGAVLASSPCGLLVAVHESLYVLAGVKEAHDEVRCFHLEGGGGGRGGGVVEAVPERFDGFDAVFVCYFPGMGVSAAALLKSLAKRCSKGARVVMFLDQDRQNFEQHRREHPDVATSDLPSKSSLEKAASGNKYEITEFVDDPTLYLAVLQFQG; via the exons atggccgccgcctccacctccacctcccttTCCCTTGGCTTCCCCTCTCTCCTCCGCCCAACTCCCAGAACCCTACCCCAGACCCAGTCGCAACCACCGAACCCCAACAACCCCCCTAAACCCCTCCGCCTCGGCCTAaccctcgcgccgccggccgcggcgcctcGCCCCGCCGCGGTGCCCGAcggcgtcgccatcgccgacgTCGTGGAGAGGGACTGGTCCTTCCTCGAGCCCGCGGGGGCGGGCGTccagcgcgcgctcgccgcggggGCGCTGTCGCCGTCCTCGCGGGTGCTGGCCGTCACGCCCACGGCGTCCTTCGTGGGCGCGGTGCTCGCGTCCTCGCCCTGCGGGCTCCTGGTGGCCGTGCACGAGTCGCTGTACGTGCTGGCGGGGGTCAAGGAGGCGCACGACGAGGTGAGGTGCTTCCACCTcgagggcgggggcgggggcaggggcggcggcgtggtggaggcCGTCCCGGAGAGGTTCGACGGCTTCGACGCCGTGTTCGTGTGCTACTTCCCTGGGATGGGGGTCTCCGCCGCGGCGCTGCTCAAGTCTCTGGCCAAGAGGTGCTCCAAAG GTGCAAGAGTTGTCATGTTCTTGGATCAAGACAGGCAGAATTTTGAACAACACCGGAGAGAGCATCCTGATGTCGCAACATCTGATTTGCCCAGTAAATCCTCACTAGAGAAGGCTGCATCTGGGAACAAGTATGAAATAACAGAGTTTGTGGATGATCCTACCTTGTACCTAGCTGTTTTGCAATTTCAAGGATGA
- the LOC120646743 gene encoding metal tolerance protein 4-like, translating to MDANGRGGGDDARAPLLAGPGRRRNSVASMRGEFVSRLPKKVLDAVDPERPSHVDFSRSKGLLEGEREYYEKQFATLRSFEEVDSLEESNEINEEDELAEQNQSEFAMKISNYANIILLVLKVYATIRSGSIAIAASTLDSLLDLMAGGILWFTHLSMKSINVYKYPIGKLRVQPVGIIIFAAVMATLGFQVFIQAVEKLIVNEAPDKLNQIQLLWLYSIMIFATVVKLALWLYCRTSGNKIVRAYAKDHYFDVVTNVVGLAAAVLGDRFYWWIDPIGAIALAVYTISNWSGTVWENAVSLVGESAPPEMLQKLTYLAIRHHPQIKRVDTVRAYTFGVLYFVEVDIELPEDLPLKEAHAIGESLQIKIEELPEVERAFVHLDFECDHKPEHSILSKLPSSQP from the exons ATGGACGCGaacgggcgcgggggcggcgacgacgcgcgGGCGCCGCTCCTGGCggggcccgggcggcggcgcaactcGGTGGCGTCGATGCGCGGGGAGTTCGTCTCGCGGCTGCCCAAGAAGGTGCTCGACGCCGTCGACCCCGAGCGCCCGTCGCACGTCGACTTCTCCCGCTCCAAGGGCCTCCTCGAAG GGGAGAGAGAGTACTATGAAAAACAGTTTGCCACATTGAGGTCCTTTGAGGAAGTTGACTCACTAGAAGAATCCAATGAAATCAATGAGGAAGATGAGCTTGCGGAGCAAAACCAGAGTGAATTTGCCATGAAGATATCAAATTATGCAAACATTATTCTCTTAGTATTGAAG gTATACGCCACAATTAGAAGTGGATCAATTGCTATAGCTGCCTCAACACTGGATTCACTGCTTGATCTCATGGCTGGTGGTATCCTTTGGTTCACACATCTGTCAATGAAGAGCATCAATGTCTACAAGTACCCCATTGGCAAACTGAGGGTACAGCCTGTAGGCATTATCATCTTTGCTGCTGTCATGGCCACTTTAG GCTTCCAAGTATTTATTCAAGCTGTTGAAAAGCTGATAGTGAATGAAGCTCCAGATAAACTGAACCAAATACAACTATTGTGGCTATATTCAATCATGATCTTTGCAACAGTGGTGAAACTAGCTCTTTGGCTCTATTGCCGAACATCTGGTAACAAGATCGTCCGTGCTTATGCTAAG GATCACTATTTTGATGTTGTCACAAATGTCGTCGGTTTGGCTGCTGCTGTCCTTGGCGATAGATTCTACTGGTGGATCGATCCAATTGGTGCAATTGCCCTTGCAGTCTACACAATTTCAAACTGGTCTGGAACAGTGTGGGAAAATGCAG TATCACTTGTAGGTGAATCAGCTCCTCCAGAAATGCTTCAGAAGTTGACATATCTAGCTATCAGACATCATCCTCAAATCAAGCGTGTCGATACGGTTCGGGCATACACCTTTGGGGTGCTTTACTTTGTTGAG GTTGACATCGAGCTCCCCGAGGACTTGCCACTTAAGGAGGCTCACGCCATCGGAGAATCACTCCAAATCAAGATCGAGGAGCTCCCTGAAGTCGAGCGAGCATTCGTTCACCTGGATTTCGAGTGCGACCACAAGCCGGAGCACTCGATTCTGAGCAAGCTGCCCAGCAGCCAGCCTTGA
- the LOC120646741 gene encoding uncharacterized protein LOC120646741, with product MPGVPSASGSGIWSRRRDEITFDRLQKFWNDLPPQARQELLKLDKQTLIEQARKNFYCSRCNGLLLESFTQIVIYGKSLQQEASDIGLLRTSTESRITQGEQDGAQDPSVHPWGGLSTTKDGVLTLLDCFIKAKSLRVLQNVFDNARAREREREMLYPDACGAGGRGWISQGMANYRGHGTREMCALHTAHLSCDTLVDFWSALGEETRSSLLRMKEEDFIEKLMYRFDSKRFCRECRRNVIREFKELKELKRMRREPCCTSWFCVTDTAFRCEVFEDAVIVDWRQCLSEPDGSYDHFEWAIGTDEGESDILGFEDVGMNAQVHRNGINLDQFEDYFITLRAWRLDGDYTELCVKAHALKGQSCVHHRLLVGDGFVTMTKGESIRNFFEHAEEAEEEDEDDAMDRDGNDFDGDGSHPQKHAKSPELAREFLLDAAAVIFKEQVEKAFREGTAQQNAHSVFVSLALKLLEERVHIACKEIVTLEKQNKLLEEEEKEKREEQERRMKRRTREREKKLRRKERLKEKENKGKRLVEPKSPDDDISSSALSNSSTSTNDDLANTLDSRDSATEDEDNAEVLDLCSPDSSIDQSSCMEINGENNLHCNAAAEFGPMDCSDLCTSEQSKYSKRNPRLREDFPQDQACWYDDCQDEAGRIGDLQWQPRQRTRSGDRSCNAASTINNRTRDRHAYNSCSCGHQEDYRVVDSCFLSTARSGREMKMARKSGVEKPRAQYRRCYPLDSFVVSKGTRIGSTQKNAIPKQVWEPMDARKKTNLENTDHVDSIDPLKLVGCDTSGCQKLGVGCESQPLASGSSSDVCKSDQPCAITERSQAATCDGTLTLNKRNYYPGNDEGSRHDEELMTNSAGSDSSSSCLSEGDRDSSSSSMTSSSAQNPESSSSESEESPDRTKSTVGTPSSRTTSRSLFEACAGNGFREYQPKATRLAHNDRFGFNKSPLQDQVLHHQSLHAPPYSPATVGLHNCSLAAQTNGSFHYGRTTHLYPSPLFFRAPGNHFVDYPVQYNSVNPYLAPAFSHMPPEPIHKAAASFRAIPPSLPFQNGPQHIAGHAYRDMNLERYPSKLMTPSGKDLPEDKINSGLKDLPEDKNKSQDADASFSLFQFNLPIASPVTPSSEDDKNRELAARTPLVQVQGQLCSREQADVKEYNLFSKDNGIFSFM from the exons ATGCCGGGGGTGCCGTCCGCATCGGGATCGGGGATCtggtcgcggcggcgggacgagaTCACGTTCGATCGCCTCCAGAAG TTCTGGAATGACTTGCCTCCTCAAGCACGGCAGGAGCTCCTCAAATTGGATAAGCAAACTCTCATTGAACAAGCACGCAAGAATTTCTACTGCTCACGGTGCAATGGACTACTTCTGGAAAGTTTCACACAAATAGTTATCTATGGGAAGTCACTGCAGCAAGAAGCTTCAGATATTGGTCTACTCAGGACATCAACTGAGTCAAGGATTACACAAGGGGAACAAGACGGGGCTCAGGACCCATCAGTTCATCCTTGGGGAGGTCTTTCAACCACAAAGGATGGTGTCCTTACACTTCTTGACTGCTTTATAAAAGCGAAGTCACTACGGGTGCTTCAGAAT GTATTTGACAATGCACGAGCAAGAGAAAGGGAACGGGAAATGCTTTATCCTGATGCCTGTGGTGCTGGTGGCAGAGGATGGATTAGCCAAGGGATGGCTAATTATAGGGGGCATGGAACAAGAGAAATGTGTGCTCTGCACACTGCCCACCTTTCATGTGATACACTGGTGGATTTCTGGTCAGCACTAGGTGAAGAAACTAGATCATCTCTTCTTCGGATGAAGGAGGAAGATTTCATTGAAAAACTTATGTACAG GTTTGATAGCAAGAGATTTTGCCGAGAGTGCCGAAGGAATGTTATCCGTGAATTCAAGGAGCTGAAGGAATTGAAGCGCATGCGAAGGGAACCTTGCTGCACCAGTTGGTTCTGTGTTACAGATACTGCTTTTCGATGTGAG GTATTTGAGGATGCAGTCATAGTCGATTGGCGCCAGTGCTTATCAGAGCCAGATGGCTCTTATGATCACTTTGAGTGGGCCATTGGGACAGATGAAGGAGAATCTGATATTCTTGGCTTTGAAGATGTTGGGATGAATGCACAAGTCCACAGAAATGGAATTAATCTTGATCAGTTTGAGGACTACTTCATAACTCTACGAGCTTGGAGGCTTGATGGCGACTACACAGAGCTGTGTGTAAAAGCACATGCATTGAAGGGTCAATCATGTGTGCACCACAGGCTTCTGGTGGGTGATGGCTTTGTTACAATGACAAAGGGTGAAAGTATTAGAAATTTCTTTGAGCATGCTGAAGAGGCCGAGGAAGAGGAT GAAGATGATGCCATGGATAGGGATGGAAATGATTTTGATGGTGATGGCTCCCATCCACAGAAGCATGCCAAGAGCCCTGAACTGGCAAGAGAGTTTCTTTTGGATGCTGCTGCTGTGATATTTAAAGAACAG GTTGAGAAGGCCTTCAGAGAAGGTACAGCGCAGCAGAATGCACATAGTGTTTTTGTGTCGCTTGCACTAAAACTTTTGGAAGAGCGAGTTCATATAGCATGCAAAGAAATTGTTACTTTGGAAAAACAG AACAAACTtcttgaggaagaggagaaagagaAGCGTGAAGAACAAGAACGCAGGATGAAGAGGAgaacaagagagagagaaaagaagctCAGGAGAAAAGAAAGgctgaaagaaaaggaaaataaagggAAAAGACTAGTCGAACCAAAGTCACCAGATGATGATATTTCATCTTCAGCTCTAAGCAACTCCTCGACATCTACCAATGATGATTTGGCTAATACTCTTGACTCAAGAGATTCAGCTACTGAAGACGAAGATAATGCTGAAGTTTTGGATCTGTGCTCTCCTGACAGCAGTATAGATCAGTCTTCGTGTATGGAAATTAATGGAGAAAACAACTTACACTGCAATGCAGCGGCAGAGTTTGGTCCAATGGATTGCAGTGACCTTTGCACCTCAGAGCAATCCAAATATTCAAAACGAAATCCAAGATTGAGAGAGGATTTTCCTCAAGATCAGGCCTGTTGGTATGATGACTGCCAAGATGAAGCTGGAAGGATTGGTGATTTACAGTGGCAGCCGAGGCAAAGAACAAGAAGTGGTGATAGAAGCTGCAACGCAGCATCCACTATAAATAATAGAACAAGAGATAGGCATGCATACAATTCTTGCAGCTGTGGCCATCAGGAAGACTACAGGGTTGTGGATAGTTGTTTTTTGTCTACAGCAAGATCTGGTAGGGAGATGAAGATGGCAAGGAAATCGGGAGTTGAGAAGCCTAGGGCCCAGTACCGCAGATGCTATCCGTTGGACAGCTTTGTAGTCTCGAAAGGAACCCGTATTGGCAGTACACAGAAAAATGCTATTCCAAAGCAAGTATGGGAGCCAATGGATGCTCGAAAGAAGACTAATTTAGAAAACACGGATCATGTTGACAGTATCGATCCACTAAAACTGGTGGGTTGTGATACCAGTGGATGTCAAAAGCTTGGTGTAGGATGTGAATCACAGCCTCTGGCTTCTGGAAGTTCCAGCGATGTTTGTAAATCAGATCAGCCGTGTGCAATCACTGAGAGAAGTCAAGCTGCCACTTGTGATGGTACTCTTACGTTGAATAAACGAAACTATTACCCTGGAAATGATGAAGGTTCAAGGCATGATGAAGAGCTGATGACGAACTCTGCTGGTTCTGACAGCTCCTCTTCATGTCTGAGCGAGGGAGATAGGGATAGCAGCTCCAGCAGCATGACCTCTTCGAGTGCTCAGAATCCGGAATCGTCTTCATCTGAATCAGAGGAATCCCCAGACAGAACAAAGAGCACTGTAGGCACTCCATCGTCAAGAACTACATCACGTTCATTGTTTGAGGCATGTGCAGGAAACGGTTTCAGAGAATACCAACCGAAAGCAACACGCCTCGCTCACAATGACAGATTTGGATTCAACAAATCGCCTCTCCAGGATCAGGTACTGCATCACCAAAGCTTGCATGCACCTCCATATTCGCCGGCAACAGTGGGGCTTCACAACTGTTCTTTGGCTGCTCAAACAAATGGAAGCTTCCATTATGGCCGGACTACCCACTTATATCCTAGTCCGCTCTTTTTCAGAGCACCTGGGAACCATTTTGTTGATTATCCAGTCCAGTATAACAGTGTAAATCCTTACCTGGCACCTGCCTTTAGTCatatgcctccagagcctatcCACAAGGCTGCAGCCAGCTTCAGAGCCATACCTCCATCACTGCCTTTTCAAAATGGACCTCAGCATATTGCTGGTCATGCTTATAGAGACATGAATCTAGAGAGATACCCTTCAAAGTTGATGACGCCATCAGGCAAGGATCTCCCAGAAGACAAGATCAACTCAGGCCTAAAGGACCTCCCGGAAGACAAGAACAAATCACAGGATGCAGATGCGTCCTTCTCTCTGTTCCAGTTTAACCTGCCAATAGCTTCGCCTGTAACACCGTCATCTGAAGATGATAAGAACAGAGAGTTGGCTGCAAGGACGCCATTGGTTCAGGTTCAAGGTCAGCTTTGCTCGAGGGAGCAGGCAGATGTGAAGGAGTATAATCTGTTCTCGAAAGATAATGGTATATTTTCGTTTATGTAG
- the LOC120646745 gene encoding uncharacterized protein LOC120646745, whose protein sequence is MGKRLRSCPRAVRDVTFTNGFIRLIEIEELTILPVAPDNMPSNDPRNRVAAAASLELENTTATCTTESYARDGWAAVTWTRKAASDDRWSRGCEAYVNGSSISPALRHSHPGLALEDLVVVYPMWSAHGEDGFYLIGKEDLKNKNAWSISVNMRDNTLDGAASSEGRDFFFVRAYQPFALSNYLDLTPDNCKVADGSQIQEREDSMNDPNNTLVLVEGLDPLVPANRLKGILGMFGELCYVKFHLKEGYGLVQFAQRSCAEEAIRTLNGVQTGRKGLSLSWSSSKLNKDPPKRRLSERNSTNHHPYQRLHGIHSYKKIAARGNND, encoded by the exons ATGGGCAAGCGTCTCAGAAGTTGTCCACGGGCAGTTCGGGATGTCACCTTCACCAATGGCTTCATCAGGCTAATCGAGATAGAAGAACTGACCATACTACCGGTTGCTCCTGATAACATGCCATCCAATGACCCAAGGAACAGagtagctgctgctgcttccttggAGCTGGAGAACACTACGGCCACCTGCACCACGGAGTCCTACGCACGGGACGGCTGGGCTGCCGTCACATGGACTCGAAAGGCTGCCTCGGATGATCGTTGGAGCAGGGGCTGCGAGGCCTATGTTAATGGAAGCTCTATCTCGCCGGCGTTGAGGCACAGCCACCCAGGTTTAGCATTGGAAGACCTGGTAGTCGTCTACCCTATGTGGAGTGCGCATGGTGAGGATGGTTTTTATCTGATTGGCAAGGAAGATTTGAAGAACAAAAATGCATGGTCGATCTCAGTCAACATGAGAGATAACACGTTGGATGGGGCGGCCTCCTCCGAAGGAAGAGATTTTTTCTTCGTGCGAGCGTATCAGCCCTTTGCCCTATCCAACTACCTAGATTTGACTCCAGATAACTGCAAAG TTGCAGATGGTTCCCAGATCCAAGAGAGGGAGGACTCCATGAATGACCCAAACAACACTCTG GTCCTTGTGGAGGGGTTAGATCCCTTGGTTCCTGCGAACCGGCTGAAGGGCATCCTTGGAATGTTTGGAGAACTTTGTTATGTGAAGTTTCATTTGAAAGAGGGATACGGTCTAGTCCAATTTGCCCAAAG ATCTTGTGCTGAGGAAGCCATCAGGACTCTAAACGGAGTTCAGACTGGTAGGAAGGGTCTCAGTCTTTCATGGAGCAGTAGCAAACTGAACAAAGAT CCACCCAAGCGGAGGTTAAGTGAGCGTAATAGCACCAACCACCATCCATATCAACGCCTCCACGGAATTCACAGTTACAAGAAGATTGCAGCACGAGGAAATAATGATTAA